In the Hordeum vulgare subsp. vulgare chromosome 7H, MorexV3_pseudomolecules_assembly, whole genome shotgun sequence genome, one interval contains:
- the LOC123409449 gene encoding uncharacterized protein LOC123409449 — protein MAGFFPPTFSRRPRQRVSVSVRQARWHWEHRVLLPYPPRHHAAPLASGSGEDPGVGREAQGAASSWRARIVLLDSEEEEQRRADEEAAYQQQLAEAIALSAAGDCVVPPPPKPEPTEAREVYQWTGIVSEFVSASPIWPGATPQQEQAYLKHWRTEHLRAERAEGLRLTDIEKKTHCTSTTIGDFEVGLSMDLGTRSRRRSSEPGPAGGVDYLSALPDDLLLLVLACLGCAAAAARTGVLARRWRGLWSCLRDLAFRDVALPSLEAALGRVALPPPAVSLLEIRVPDDNRPPAGAGVVAWLLQAAARLGPEKLVFTFPLGLYRYPREVDLPSFHRATSIALERIPFVLRAPAAGGEFPALQTLSLKGGQVVDLGALLSLCPYLRVLRLKGISPRDYSTTTVHSASLQELVMEDMCTFRTHRVDIVAPILTQLKLHLLTNAQVSISIFAPMIENVSWQWSYGTVRIGSGHWTLKKLSLQTAETQGQLTSLHIHARYRRYIFPGQEANFAQEIEKHMIVNFSILDLDLHLTTKGHVFGAFVSHLLGLNRIRSAIRRLKVLRVRQGSWEKDVCGAVCPCQPTNWRTQIISLTALEEVEIHGSEGEDHELDFLKLVCSCAPMLKKVIVKLSDEISSTDDTNMKICDIFRGYPSVKCNVYLSSED, from the exons atggCCGGCTTCTTCCCGCCGACGTTTTCCCGTCGTCCTCGCCAGCGTGTGAGCGTCTCGGTGCGCCAAGCacggtggcactgggagcaccgcgtGCTGCTGCCTTACCCCCCACGTCACCATGCCGCACCACTTGCatctggatccggagaggatcccgGTGTCGGCCGTGAAGCACAAGGAGCAGCGTCGTCGTGGCGTGCGCGAA TTGTTCTCCTcgacagcgaggaggaagagcagcgcagggccgacgaggaggcggcgtacCAGCAGCAGCTCGCGGAGGCCATCGCTCTGTCCGCCGCCGGCGACTGTGTCGTGCCACCTCCGCCGAAGCCCGAGCCCACGGAGGCGCGGGAGGTCTATCAGTGGACCGGCATCGTCAGCGAGTTTGTCAGTGCGTCGCCCATCTGGCCGGGCGCGACACCACAACAGGAGCAAGCCTACCTCAAGCACTGGAGGACGGAGCACCTGCGAGcggagcgcgccgaaggccttcggct TACAGATATAGAAAAGAAAACTCACTGCACTTCAACGACCATTGGAGATTTCGAGGTAGGGCTTTCAATGGATTTGGGTACGAGGAGCCGCCGGCGTTCCTCCGAGCCAGGCCCAGCCGGCGGAGTGGACTACCTCAGCGCCCTCCCCGACGACCTTCTCCTTCTGGTCCTCGCCTGCCTCGgctgcgccgccgccgctgcgCGCACGGGCGTCCTCGCCCGCAGGTGGCGCGGGTTGTGGTCCTGCCTCCGCGATCTCGCCTTCCGGGACGTCGCGCTCCCGTCGCTCGAGGCGGCGCTCGGCCGCGTCGCCCTCCCCCCTCCAGCGGTCTCCCTCCTCGAGATCCGCGTCCCCGACGATAACAGGCctcccgccggcgccggcgtcgtcGCATGGCTGCTGCAAGCCGCCGCGCGGCTGGGGCCGGAGAAGCTCGTCTTCACTTTCCCGTTGGGCCTATATCGATATCCCAGGGAGGTTGACCTGCCGAGCTTCCACCGCGCCACGTCGATAGCGCTGGAGCGGATCCCCTTCGTCCTCCGTGCACCGGCCGCCGGGGGCGAGTTCCCCGCCCTACAGACGCTGTCCCTCAAGGGCGGACAAGTCGTCGACCTCGGTGCCTTGCTCTCCCTCTGCCCATACCTCCGTGTGCTCAGGCTCAAGGGCATTTCGCCCCGCGACTACTCGACGACGACAGTCCACTCGGCGTCGCTGCAGGAGCTTGTCATGGAGGACATGTGCACTTTCCGGACACACCGAGTTGACATCGTTGCTCCCATCCTTACGCAATTGAAGCTGCACTTATTGACCAATGCGCAGGTGAGCATCTCCATCTTTGCACCAATGATCGAGAACGTCTCGTGGCAGTGGAGCTATGGCACTGTACGTATTGGGTCTGGTCATTGGACCCTCAAGAAGCTGAGCCTACAGACGGCAGAGACACAGGGACAGCTCACTTCGTTGCACATTCATGCCCGCTAT AGACGGTATATCTTTCCTGGTCAAGAGGCCAACTTTGCACAGGAGATCGAGAAGCATATGATTGTCAACTTTTCTATTTTGGACTTGGACCTACATCTGACAACCAAGGGCCATGTTTTTGGAGCATTTGTGTCGCATCTTCTTGGGTTGAATCGGATCCGTAGTGCTATACGCAGGCTTAAGGTCCTCCGAGTTCGACAGGGATCATGG GAGAAAGATGTATGCGGTGCAGTATGTCCTTGTCAGCCTACGAACTGGAGGACCCAAATTATCTCCTTGACTGCTCTTGAAGAAGTAGAAATACATGGCTCTGAAGGAGAGGATCATGAGCTTGATTTCTTGAAACTGGTATGTAGTTGTGCACCAATGCTTAAAAAAGTGATTGTGAAGCTGTCAGATGAGATCTCGTCAACTGATGACACAAACATGAAAATATGCGACATCTTCAGGGGGTACCCTTCTGTGAAATGCAATGTTTATCTTAGCTCTG